A part of Candida albicans SC5314 chromosome 2, complete sequence genomic DNA contains:
- the RNR21 gene encoding ribonucleotide-diphosphate reductase subunit (Ribonucleoside-diphosphate reductase; regulated by tyrosol and cell density; ciclopirox olamine, fluconazole or flucytosine induced; regulated by Sef1, Sfu1, and Hap43) translates to MSVQETPTKGLTGKISDLDMSNMKGKSLTDKLAADAKLKDEAQTIHEVKQAVASTDKATEEKDDSLKKHQDFLAKHKVHRHKLKQLEAEEPLLVENKRRYVMFPIRYHEIWNFYKKAEASFWTAEEIDLSKDLDDWNNKLNENERYFISRVLAFFAASDGIVGENLIENFSTEVQLPEAKSFYGFQIMMENIHSETYSLLIETYIKDPQEADYLFNAIANIPCIQKKADWAIKWIQDDEALYGERLVAFAAVEGIFFSGSFASIFWLKKRGLMPGLTFSNELICRDEGLHTDFACLLFAHLQNRPSPEIVERIITEAVDVEKEYFTDALPVSLLGMNCNLMCQYIEFVADRLLLALGNKKVYNVTNPFDFMENISLAGKTNFFEKRVSDYQKAGVMAKTENKEADAFTFDEDF, encoded by the coding sequence ATGTCCGTACAAGAAACTCCAACTAAAGGTTTAACTGGTAAAATTTCCGACTTAGACATGTCAAACATGAAAGGTAAATCCTTGACTGATAAATTAGCTGCTGATGCCaaattaaaagatgaaGCTCAAACCATTCACGAAGTCAAACAAGCCGTTGCATCCACTGACAAAGCAACTGAAGAAAAGGATGACAGTCTCAAAAAACATCAAGACTTTTTGGCTAAACACAAAGTCCACAGACACAAATTGAAGCAATTAGAAGCTGAAGAACCATTATTGGTTGAAAACAAACGTCGTTATGTGATGTTCCCAATCAGATACCATGAAATTTGGAACTTTTACAAGAAGGCTGAAGCTTCCTTCTGGACTgctgaagaaattgatttgagtAAAGATTTGGATGACTGgaacaacaaattaaatgaaaatgaaagatattttatttctaGAGTATTGGCATTTTTTGCCGCTTCCGATGGTATTGTTGGtgaaaatttaattgaaaatttctcAACTGAAGTTCAACTTCCTGAAGCCAAATCATTCTATGGTTTTCAAATCATGATGGAAAACATTCATTCAGAAACCTATTctttattgattgaaacATATATCAAAGATCCCCAAGAGGCTGATTACTTGTTCAATGCCATTGCCAATATTCCATGTATTCAAAAGAAAGCTGACTGGGCTATCAAATGGATTCAAGATGATGAAGCCTTATATGGTGAAAGATTAGTAGCTTTTGCTGCTGTTGAAGGTATCTTCTTCAGTGGTTCATTTGCTTCTATTTTCTGGTTGAAAAAGAGAGGTTTGATGCCAGGCTTGACTTTCtcaaatgaattgatttgtaGAGATGAAGGTTTACACACCGACTTTGCCTGTTTGTTATTTGCTCATTTGCAGAATAGACCATCTCCAGAGATTGTCGAAAGAATTATTACTGAAGctgttgatgttgaaaaagaatactTTACTGATGCTCTTCCAGTGTCATTGTTGGGTATGAACTGTAACTTGATGTGTCAATACATTGAATTCGTCGCTGATAGATTGTTGTTGGCTTTAGGTAACAAGAAAGTATACAATGTTACTAATCCATTCGATTTCATGGAAAACATTTCCTTGGCTGGTAAGACCAatttctttgaaaaaagagTTTCAGACTATCAAAAAGCTGGTGTTATGGCCAAGACCGAAAACAAAGAAGCCGATGCTTTTACctttgatgaagatttcTAA
- a CDS encoding uncharacterized protein (Ortholog(s) have cytoplasm localization), whose amino-acid sequence MLGNTPPASPIYRRVRSPLAQPPATLNENAPAFTTPSPPPLPTKDFTIPSPVGFLANSDKSNDSSIDDSKPGITLPKINTTVSSNQASESSSYNETGLHRRTLSDRIKTTPSSFVRQSRIFSNEDADSIYSSHSVTGRSLLLQNKIQTESLSPEFHPIVTLINAQKLRTYCIGSLQIPGVIGSERVWLEVEAKLSGNELAIWRPSTDEYTLEEGNEFKPKYINLIDAHIEVVSGLQIKIYQDYREDASVAVQFHDKKSFDQWMSAIILSKFEYVKLNEAFTAVLLSSKGSKLSDIHVLLGNKKRFPQYEWCHIRLPEVSTKWIKVYMAVLPGDKGHVGRIEFYPSDKKLQKKNLIAYISDLAGVFNVYPEQSSMIDFNSIMRAAGEIYVNKNYEYLFPHNSDEQLDPRKLIAKNHGVSRSDSNSSLSSLSNQAPNTPKNRSRSSSLHSTSSFFNQSTSLSPKQTNGHTRNRSLSNLGKSPANPSQTPSSHKRTNSSFFKKHTESFVLTNSVYIMPSSHPGVTAVETMIRNFIPIVDAFKLYGRPKRLISDKSDTASMLFGLPSLPHYQYLSNKDAERAFAQNFKIGSNWFEWPEIIAHEIKQLQSSNTKGYRGHGDIAKLYENLDLDYGEITSPVFKFGKFEDDLPSLSDSIEFGGKIETPPPGISSPISFAEDGSPYEPLPKIVV is encoded by the coding sequence atgtTAGGAAATACTCCTCCAGCGCTGCCAATATATCGCAGAGTTAGATCTCCCTTGGCTCAACCTCCAGCTACACTAAATGAAAATGCTCCTGCATTTACAACCCCGTCTCCTCCACCACTCCCTACTAAAGATTTTACAATCCCATCTCCAGTAGGATTTTTGGCTAATAGTGATAAGAGTAATGACAGCAGTATCGACGATAGCAAACCAGGCATTACCCTCCCAAAAATTAACACCACAGTTTCATCTAACCAAGCATCAGAGTCATCTTCATATAATGAAACTGGTTTGCACAGACGAACCTTATCGGATCGAATAAAGACAACACCTTCTTCATTTGTTCGACAAAGTCGAATTTTCTCCAACGAAGACGctgattcaatttattcatcACATTCAGTCACTGGGAGATCATTATTGCTTCAAAACAAGATTCAAACGGAATCATTATCTCCAGAATTCCATCCTATCGTAACTTTAATCAATGCTCAGAAGTTAAGAACTTACTGCATTGGTTCGTTGCAGATCCCCGGTGTCATTGGTTCAGAAAGAGTTTGGTTGGAAGTTGAGGCAAAATTATCGGGAAATGAGTTGGCTATTTGGAGACCACTGACCGATGAATACACTTTAGAGGAAGGGAATGAGTTCAAACCAaaatatatcaatttaattgatgcaCATATCGAGGTTGTTTCTGGTTTACAAATAAAGATCTACCAAGATTATCGCGAGGATGCATCGGTAGCAGTACAGTTCCACGACAAAAAATCGTTTGACCAATGGATGAGTGCAATCATTCTTTCCAAATTTGAGTATGTGAAGTTAAACGAAGCATTTACTGCTGTTCTTTTATCTTCCAAGGGATCCAAATTACTGGATATTCATGTCTTGTTGGGCAATAAAAAGAGATTCCCACAATACGAATGGTGCCATATTAGATTACCCGAAGTATCCACTAAATGGATCAAGGTGTACATGGCGGTGTTGCCAGGGGATAAAGGTCATGTTGGTAGAATAGAGTTTTATCCATCGGACAAAAAATTGCAGAAAAAGAATCTCATTGCCTATATTTCCGATTTGGCTGGGGTTTTCAACGTTTATCCAGAACAATCGAGCATGATTGACTTCAACTCAATCATGCGAGCTGCAGGAGAAATCTACGTGAACAAAAATTATGAATACTTGTTCCCTCACAATAGTGATGAACAGCTTGATCCAAGAAAGCTCATTGCCAAAAATCACGGCGTTTCTCGTTCTGATTCCAATAGCTCACTTTCATCACTTTCTAACCAAGCTCCCAATACTCCAAAAAACCGTTCTCGGTCAAGTTCTTTACATTCGACAAGctcatttttcaatcagTCGACTTCATTATCGcccaaacaaacaaatggACATACAAGAAACCGTTCCTTGTCTAACTTAGGTAAGTCGCCAGCTAACCCAAGTCAAACTCCACTGAGCCACAAGAGGACAAACTCtagttttttcaaaaagcACACAGaaagttttgttttaaCCAATTCTGTGTACATTATGCCCAGTCTGCACCCTGGTGTCACAGCAGTTGAAACCATGATTCGTAACTTTATCCCTATTGTTGACGCATTCAAGTTGTATGGCCGTCCTAAGCGATTAATCAGTGACAAATCAGATACAGCCTCAATGTTGTTTGGATTACCTTCATTGCCACACTATCAATATTTGTCCAACAAGGATGCAGAGAGAGCTTTTGCtcaaaatttcaagattGGCTCAAATTGGTTTGAATGGCCAGAAATCATTGCTCatgaaataaaacaattacaatCATCGAACACCAAAGGTTATCGTGGTCATGGTGATATAGCTAAATTGTACGAgaatttggatttggatTACGGTGAAATTACATCTCCAGTTTTCAAGTTTGGCAAGtttgaagatgatttaCCGAGCTTGAGCGATTCAATTGAGTTTGGcggaaaaattgaaacaccACCACCCGGGATTTCAAGCCCAATAAGTTTTGCTGAAGATGGATCTCCTTACGAGCCACTACCAAAGATTGTTGTATAA
- the LIG4 gene encoding DNA ligase (ATP) (DNA ligase; mRNA detected in yeast-form and pseudohyphal cells, induced upon hyphal induction; suppresses S. cerevisiae ime1-1 mutant IME2 transcription defect; required for wild-type filamentous growth and wild-type pathogenesis), with protein sequence MTYFLNDIRPPSPNDITPSFTLLTKELFDKLDGVRKESLGDFRTVTEKKAFIIKTFINTFRTHIGNDIYPSAKLIFPEKSGRIYFIKEVALARLLIKMYKIPKESEDYITLHDWNKSYQRSRRFSIDEKKIRDLPLQASRIISKRRPIVDKLEEYTVPQINSSLDQLALEKVSQGQIDILKPLFDNLSIPEVRWLIHILLNKSILTSMERFFFNTWHPDGYRVFSICNDLQKTLQFSTNPDLRLDPSQLAIHPCFKFKPQLSERLTTSYKTLVKKLQRKHEMDPPYEKKFQELGLENKFYIEEKMDGDRMLLHKDGDSFKFFSRRLKDYSYLYGESFQFGALTKFLAHAFAGNIQSVILDGEMVAYDYERNVILPFGTLKSSAIQESVRQFTTIDQYEQQTAYPFFLVFDILFLNGKDLTNYPLFFRKNILNRILRPIPNRFEVLDTRLGSSSEDIERAIREVVSSRCEGLVLKNVQSKYEIDGFRNPDWIKVKPEYLEKFGENLDLVVIGKSPAIKNSYMCGLKSVTDGVYYSFCTCANGIEIEEFDKIERLTHGKWIKTDVSMPPESLIKFGTKIPTFWIHPSDSLVLEIRARSIDTRAGTSYAVGSTLHNNHCRKIREDKSIDECVTLQEYTHIKANYINDLNKAQTALGKKREPVYSLDNESKLKKVKVESDLFSGIEFLIMSDKREADGEVTTIEEMKAMVKQYGGKIVNSVDLATNYQIMVITERELPVSSQYLSKGIDLVKPIWIYECIKRGCVLQLEPYFIFASKNWDNFNHMVDQYGDSYIIHHPLNIVVPKLSESELEDLRNGFDWGDLKPWIYLFKGLSFYVCGNNLSARFLKERIERFSGDLSKHFIECCYIVIPDNHSRPLMLREIDKMSNQISREMVIDKNGGSSRIPHFVTEAFVQASIKMNYIPDPDDYKFR encoded by the coding sequence ATGacatattttttaaacGACATCCGACCACCTTCTCCAAATGATATTACTCCATCGTTCACTTTATTGACTAAAGAATTGTTTGACAAGCTTGACGGGGTTAGAAAAGAGAGTCTTGGTGATTTTCGAACTGTCACTGAGAAGAAAGcattcattatcaaaacttTTATAAATACATTTCGAACACACATTGGCAATGATATATACCCTTCAGCAAAACTAATATTCCCGGAAAAGTCGGGAAGAATATATTTTATCAAAGAAGTTGCATTGGCTCGTCTTTTGATTAAAATGTACAAAATCCCCAAGGAATCGGAAGACTATATCACATTACACGATTGGAACAAACTGTATCAAAGGTCACGAAGGTTTTCCATTGATGAGAAAAAGATACGTGATTTGCCATTGCAAGCATCAAGGATTATTTCCAAAAGGAGGCCAATTGTGGATAAACTCGAGGAATATACTGTACCGCAAATTAACTCTTCTTTAGATCAATTGGCATTGGAAAAGGTGTCTCAGGGTCAGATAGATATTCTTAAACCACTATTTGATAATCTAAGTATACCAGAAGTAAGATGGCTTATTCATATACTACTTAATAAATCGATCTTAACTAGCATGGagagattttttttcaacactTGGCACCCGGATGGATATAGAGTGTTTAGCATATGCAATGACTTACAAAAGACATtacaattttcaacaaatccCGATTTGAGACTAGACCCTCTGCAGTTAGCTATACATCCTTGTTTCAAGTTTAAACCACAGTTGTCAGAAAGATTAACAACCAGTTATAAAACCCTTGTGAAAAAGTTACAAAGAAAGCATGAAATGGATCCTCCATATGAGAAAAAATTCCAAGAGTTAGGAttggaaaataaattttacATCGAAGAGAAAATGGATGGTGATCGTATGCTTCTTCATAAGGATGGTGATAGCTTCAAGTTTTTTTCACGACGCTTGAAGGATTACTCTTATTTATACGGAGAAAGTTTCCAGTTTGGTGCCCTCACTAAATTTTTGGCCCATGCTTTTGCCGGAAATATACAATCTGTGATTTTAGACGGCGAAATGGTGGCCTATGATTATGAGCGTAATGTCATCCTTCCATTTGGAACTTTAAAATCACTGGCAATTCAAGAAAGTGTCCGACAGTTTACAACCATCGATCAGTATGAACAACAGACAGCATATCCATTTTTCCTTGTGTTTGacattttgtttttaaacGGGAAAGATTTAACTAATTATCCGTTATTCTTCCGCAAAAACATCTTGAACCGAATTCTTAGACCAATACCAAACAGATTTGAAGTTTTAGATACACGGCTAGGTTCTTCTCTGGAAGATATCGAAAGAGCAATCAGAGAAGTTGTCAGTAGTCGATGTGAGGGTTTAGTATTGAAGAATGTACAGCTGAAGTATGAAATTGATGGGTTCAGAAACCCAGATTGGATAAAAGTCAAACCAGAGtatttagaaaaatttggTGAAAATTTAGATCTTGTGGTGATTGGCAAATCTCCAGCCATAAAAAACTCCTATATGTGCGGATTGAAAAGTGTAACTGATGGCGTTTATTATAGTTTTTGCACCTGTGCCAATGGTATAGAAATTGAGGAGTTTGATAAGATCGAAAGACTCACTCATGGAAAGTGGATTAAAACAGATGTGTCAATGCCTCCCGAACTGTTGATCAAATTTGGAACTAAAATTCCCACTTTTTGGATTCATCCGAGTGATTCGTTAGTTTTGGAAATCAGAGCTCGTTCAATTGACACTCGAGCAGGCACCCTGTATGCTGTGGGGTCAACTTTACATAACAATCATTGTCGAAAAATAAGAGAAGACAAATCTATTGATGAATGTGTGACATTACAGGAGTACACGCATATCAAGGCAAATTATatcaatgatttaaataaagCACAAACTGCATTGGGGAAGAAACGTGAACCTGTGTACTCATTAGATAATGAgctgaaattgaaaaaagtcAAAGTTGAATCTGATTTGTTTAGTGGGATAGAGTTTTTGATTATGAGTGATAAAAGAGAGGCTGACGGCGAAGTTACAACCATCGAAGAAATGAAAGCAATGGTTAAACAGTATGGTGGAAAAATTGTCAATTCTGTTGATCTTGCAACAAACTACCAAATAATGGTGATTACTGAACGAGAACTTCCTGTATCCAGTCAATATCTAAGTAAAGGAATTGATTTGGTGAAACCAATCTGGATATATGAATGCATTAAAAGAGGATGTGTTCTTCAACTAGAACcatattttatatttgcCAGTAAAAATTGGGATAATTTTAACCATATGGTTGATCAATATGGAGACTCATACATCATACACCATCCCTTGAACATTGTTGTTCCCAAACTTTCTGAAAGTGAACTTGAAGACCTTCGTAATGGATTTGATTGGGGTGATCTTAAACCTTGGATCTACTTGTTCAAAGGTTTGTCATTTTACGTGTGTGGGAATAACTTGAGTGCTCGATTTTTAAAGGAAAGAATTGAGAGATTCAGTGGAGACTTGTCGAAACATTTTATCGAATGTTGCTACATAGTAATCCCTGATAACCATTCCAGACCACTAATGCTTCGTGAAATTGATAAGATGTCAAACCAAATTTCTCGCGAAATGgttattgataaaaatggTGGGTCTTCGAGAATTCCACATTTTGTTACTGAGGCATTCGTTCAGGCTTCAATCAAGATGAATTATATTCCCGATCCTGACGATTACAAGTTTAGGTGA